A genomic region of Raphanus sativus cultivar WK10039 chromosome 6, ASM80110v3, whole genome shotgun sequence contains the following coding sequences:
- the LOC108812548 gene encoding receptor-like kinase TMK3 encodes MAKSHLFILLCFLLNSVSSQTTVDEPTMQALKSHLNLTKDVDWSNPNPCKWPTVECSNNRVTRIQLNNKAIRGTLPSNLQTLTELTVLEFFMNQISGPIPDLSGLTRLQTLNLHDNLFDSVPKNLFSGMVSLQEAYLEYNPFSPWEIPESLKEATSLQKLSLTGCNLTGKIPDFFSSQTLPSLTSLQLSQNLLQGELPPSFGASSLQKLYLNGQKLNGSVSLLQNMTSLIELDLQGNAFSGPIPDLSGLEALSLFNVRENQLTGLVPPSLTGLKSLKTVNLTNNCFQGPTPEFGKSVAVDVIAKTNRFCLETPGAPCDPRVDTLLSVAESLGYPVKLATSWKGNDPCDGWLGITCSGSNVTVVNLGRQGLTGTISPSFAKIASLETINLSNNNLTGTIPNELTTLPKLKTLDVSNNDIYGGVPKFGDGVAVVTSGNANINKDGPLSPDGGGGGGSKKSSSVKIIAPVVGGVVVAALCLVGLGVCLYKKRRARPAKVQSPNSHVVVHPHHSGDGDAIKLSVAASSVGGSSNSQTPNSEIHVVESGNLVISIQVLRSVTNNFSEENILGKGGFGTVYRGELHDGTKIAVKRMEPSAVSDKGLEEFKSEITVLTKMRHRHLVALLGYCLDGNEKLLVYEYMPQGTLSQHLFHWKEEERKPLDWTRRLAIALDVARGVEYLHTLAHQSFIHRDLKPSNILLGDDMRAKVSDFGLVRLAPEGKYSIETRVAGTFGYLAPEYAVTGRVTTKVDIFSLGVILMELITGRKALDVTQPEDSVHLVTWFRRVAASKDKDKDAFKNAIDPNINLDEETLASVQIVWDLAGHCCAREPINRPDMGHIVNVLSSLTVQWKPSEADPDDLYGIDYDVPLPQAVKKWQASEGLSQTMDDSGSSSSAYGSRDNTQTSIPIRPSGFAASFTSVDGR; translated from the exons ATGGCGAAATCTCATCTATTCATCCTCCTCTGTTTCCTCCTCAATTCCGTATCTTCTCAAACCACCGTCGATGAGCCCACTATGCAAGCCCTCAAATCCCACCTAAACCTCACCAAAGACGTTGACTGGTCAAACCCCAACCCTTGCAAATGGCCAACCGTCGAGTGTTCAAACAACAGAGTCACCCGAATCCAACTCAACAACAAAGCCATCCGAGGAACCCTCCCCTCCAATCTCCAAACCCTAACCGAGCTAACCGTCCTCGAATTCTTCATGAACCAAATCTCCGGTCCCATCCCCGATCTCTCCGGTTTAACCCGGTTACAAACCCTAAACCTCCACGACAACCTCTTCGACTCTGTTCCCAAAAACCTCTTCTCCGGCATGGTCTCTCTCCAAGAGGCTTACCTCGAGTACAACCCTTTCTCTCCCTGGGAGATACCCGAGTCTCTCAAAGAAGCTACTTCTCTTCAGAAACTCTCCTTGACCGGATGTAACTTAACCGGGAAGATACCTGACTTCTTCAGCTCCCAGACGCTTCCTAGCTTGACAAGTCTCCAGCTTTCTCAGAATCTCTTGCAAGGGGAGTTGCCtccgagctttggagcttctTCTTTACAGAAACTATACCTCAACGGGCAGAAACTTAACGGTTCTGTTTCTTTATTACAGAACATGACTTCGTTAATCGAGCTTGATCTGCAAGGTAACGCCTTCTCAGGCCCAATCCCTGACCTCTCTGGTTTGGAAGCTCTGAGTCTGTTCAATGTAAGAGAGAATCAACTCACTGGTCTTGTCCCACCGTCGTTGACTGGTCTCAAGTCGCTTAAAACTGTGAACCTAACCAACAACTGCTTCCAAGGACCGACTCCAGAGTTTGGAAAATCCGTTGCTGTTGATGTAATAGCCAAGACGAACAGGTTCTGTCTGGAGACTCCTGGTGCTCCTTGTGATCCTCGTGTCGATACATTGCTCTCTGTAGCCGAGTCGTTAGGTTATCCGGTGAAGCTAGCCACGAGTTGGAAAGGTAACGATCCGTGTGATGGCTGGCTTGGGATTACTTGTTCGGGAAGTAACGTCACGGTGGTGAATCTAGGGAGGCAGGGGCTTACTGGTACTATCTCTCCGAGCTTTGCTAAGATTGCTTCGTTGGAAACTATTAATCTGTCTAATAATAATCTCACCGGGACTATACCTAACGAGCTCACCACGTTGCCTAAGCTTAAGACGCTTGACGTGTCTAACAATGATATCTACGGAGGTGTTCCGAAGTTTGGGGATGGTGTGGCTGTGGTGACTAGTGGTAACGCTAACATCAATAAGGACGGACCTTTGTCACCGGATGGAGGGGGTGGAGGAGGTTCTAAGAAGTCGAGCAGTGTGAAGATCATAGCTCCTGTGGTTGGtggtgttgttgttgctgcGTTGTGTTTAGTTGGTCTCGGTGTGTGTCTCTACAAGAAGAGAAGAGCAAGGCCGGCTAAGGTTCAGAGTCCAAACAGCCACGTGGTGGTACATCCGCACCACTCTGGTGATGGAGACGCTATTAAACTTAGCGTTGCGGCTTCTAGTGTTGGAGGGAGCTCTAACAGTCAGACTCCGAACAGTGAGATTCATGTGGTGGAGTCTGGTAACTTGGTTATATCTATACAGGTTCTGAGGAGTGTGACGAACAACTTCAGTGAGGAGAACATTCTCGGGAAAGGCGGTTTCGGGACGGTTTACAGAGGTGAGCTTCACGATGGAACTAAGATAGCTGTGAAGAGGATGGAGCCTTCAGCTGTGAGTGACAAGGGACTTGAAGAGTTCAAGTCAGAGATCACAGTTTTGACGAAGATGCGTCACCGTCATCTCGTTGCACTTCTTGGCTACTGTCTTGATGGTAACGAGAAGCTTCTTGTGTATGAGTACATGCCGCAGGGGACACTGAGCCAGCATTTGTTCCActggaaagaagaagagagaaagccGCTTGATTGGACTAGAAGGTTGGCGATTGCATTGGATGTAGCTCGTGGTGTGGAGTATCTACACACGCTTGCTCATCAGAGTTTCATCCATAGGGATCTAAAGCCATCGAACATCCTTCTTGGTGATGATATGAGAGCTAAAGTCTCTGACTTTGGGTTAGTCCGTTTAGCCCCTGAAGGCAAATACTCCATTGAGACTCGTGTCGCTGGCACCTTTGGATACCTTGCTCCAGAATATGCAG TGACGGGAAGAGTGACGACCAAGGTAGACATTTTCAGCCTAGGAGTCATACTAATGGAGCTAATCACTGGTCGTAAAGCCCTTGACGTTACACAACCTGAAGACAGCGTCCATCTAGTGACATGGTTCCGTCGTGTGGCAGCCAGCAAAGACAAAGACAAAGACGCCTTCAAGAACGCAATAGACCCAAATATCAACCTTGACGAAGAGACCTTAGCTAGTGTCCAAATAGTTTGGGACCTTGCTGGTCATTGCTGTGCTCGTGAGCCTATCAACAGACCAGACATGGGTCACATTGTCAACGTCCTTTCTTCACTCACCGTCCAGTGGAAACCCTCTGAGGCAGATCCTGATGACCTCTACGGGATAGACTATGATGTGCCTCTTCCTCAAGCTGTTAAGAAATGGCAAGCCTCTGAGGGACTCAGCCAAACCATGGATGACTCTGGATCTTCGTCTTCAGCTTATGGAAGTAGAGACAATACACAGACGAGTATCCCTATTCGCCCATCTGGTTTTGCTGCCTCGTTCACTTCTGTTGATGGACGTTGA
- the LOC130496714 gene encoding uncharacterized protein LOC130496714, producing MILGKFPQGKSLQVEALLSKPSHQSNPDSRVDCILGGSDICQDSVNSIKNHVRKDVSNTGPKPPNPESNTKISFWESETSNLDRPHDDALIVTLNIAGYEVPKLMIDTGSSVDLIFYNTLKGMEIDDY from the coding sequence atgattcttgggaaattcccccaaggaaaaagtttacaagtcgaagctctcttgagcaaaccctcCCATCAATCGaaccccgactcgagggtggactgtatccttggaggatcagacatatgtcaagactccgtcaattccattaagaatcacgtgcggaaggatgtgtctaacactggacctaagcctcctaatcCTGAATCCaacactaagatttctttctgggagagcgagacctcaaaccttgacagacctcacgatgatgcgttgatcgtcaccctgaacatcgcaggatacgaggttcctaagctcatgatagacacaggaagctctgtcgacctcattttctataacaccctaaaagggatggaaatagacgactac